The genomic DNA CGGACTACCCCTGGTTGCGGTCCTCGCCGCCGCCGCTTCCACCGCGTTTGCCCAAGTTCCCGTCCCACCGGCCGCACCCGCGCAGCCTGTCCCGGTGCAGCAACCGATCCAGGTGCAACCGATCCCAGGGCAGCCCGCCCCGGGGGGAGCCCGCGTCCCCGTTCCCGGCGGCGAAAACCCGACCGGCGCGCTGCCCGGCGGTCTACCCGGTGCCCCGCCCGCCCCGGCCCCGATTCAAGCCCCGGTCATCGACCCGGTCCTCCGCGGCCACCTGGACGGGTGGGAAAAGGCGATGAAGGGGGCCGCCAGCTTCAGTACCGAGTGTACGCTCGAGCGGAAGAACCTGCTCCTGAAGAAGACTACGGCGTCCAAGGGCAGCATCTGGTGCCTGAAGCCGAACATGGCCCGGATGCGGCTCGACGCCGTCGCCCCCCCGGGCGCGCCGCCGAACCCGAACAACTACACCGCGTACATCTGCACCGGCACGTCCGTGTTCGAGTACGACGGGACCGCCAAGATGTTGAAGGAATACAAACTGGCCGCGAACGGGCTGGGTGACAACCTCCTGCTCGAGTTCATGTCCGGGGCGATCACCGCCCAGGTCGCC from Fimbriiglobus ruber includes the following:
- a CDS encoding TIGR03009 domain-containing protein — translated: MPRAGLPLVAVLAAAASTAFAQVPVPPAAPAQPVPVQQPIQVQPIPGQPAPGGARVPVPGGENPTGALPGGLPGAPPAPAPIQAPVIDPVLRGHLDGWEKAMKGAASFSTECTLERKNLLLKKTTASKGSIWCLKPNMARMRLDAVAPPGAPPNPNNYTAYICTGTSVFEYDGTAKMLKEYKLAANGLGDNLLLEFMSGAITAQVAIARFDLKLLKDDQHYIYIELKSRLPRDKAEFDTMILVLFKPTVPNMGYLPRTVVMRKNNLQEEEAWDFPKPAVNLPGITDKDFKPVAPPKDWKFEQVSVPQAAPGVPTGQPRVARPTQP